The Algoriphagus sanaruensis genome window below encodes:
- a CDS encoding DUF3347 domain-containing protein, whose translation MKKTLVFLLALSIAIFSCGGKTEENHEGHNMEHSSGHESEATPTATSVNNSTSAMIDVYLAVKDALVADDQATAASKSQALVTAIQGFEATSTAEELKGKLLAEAQKLASGDIAAQRESFQALSVSMKELVKMVGTDRTLYQQYCPMYKNNTGGIWLSASEDIKNPLFGSSMLTCGKVEETIAMN comes from the coding sequence ATGAAAAAGACACTTGTATTTTTACTAGCACTCTCTATTGCCATTTTCTCTTGCGGTGGAAAAACCGAGGAAAATCACGAAGGTCATAACATGGAGCATTCCTCTGGCCATGAGTCAGAAGCAACTCCAACCGCCACCTCAGTCAACAATTCTACGTCTGCCATGATTGATGTATATCTGGCGGTGAAAGATGCGCTGGTGGCGGATGATCAAGCTACTGCCGCTTCCAAAAGCCAAGCATTGGTAACAGCTATTCAAGGATTTGAAGCGACATCCACTGCGGAAGAACTTAAAGGAAAATTGCTTGCTGAGGCACAAAAATTAGCCTCTGGTGATATCGCTGCACAAAGAGAAAGCTTCCAGGCATTGAGCGTTTCCATGAAGGAATTGGTGAAAATGGTTGGAACTGATCGTACGCTTTACCAGCAATATTGCCCGATGTACAAAAACAACACTGGTGGCATCTGGCTTAGTGCGTCTGAGGACATCAAAAACCCACTTTTCGGAAGTTCCATGTTGACTTGCGGAAAAGTGGAAGAAACCATCGCAATGAATTGA
- a CDS encoding PepSY domain-containing protein codes for MRKNNQYYTRKIHRFLGVFIGIQFFFWTLSGLYFSWTDIDEIHGDHFHNEHMMHMNASNLVEPGSLDSTLEISSLELRFVRHQPHYWVNGEKLYNAQTGELQGEITEEQAKEIAKIYIKGDYGIKKVEYLTETGSHHEYRGRALPAWAVHYDHPENLTAYIDAKSGSFERVRHSSWRVFDFLWMFHTMDYAGRDNFNNLLLRTFSLFGMATIISGFTLFFMTMKKKRKV; via the coding sequence ATGAGAAAAAACAATCAATATTACACCCGTAAAATTCACCGATTCCTTGGTGTTTTCATCGGGATTCAATTCTTCTTTTGGACGCTATCTGGACTCTATTTCTCCTGGACTGATATCGATGAGATTCATGGCGATCATTTTCACAATGAGCACATGATGCATATGAATGCGTCCAATCTGGTGGAACCGGGTTCTTTGGATTCAACCCTAGAGATTTCCTCTTTGGAACTTCGATTTGTTCGTCATCAGCCCCATTATTGGGTAAATGGGGAAAAGCTCTACAATGCCCAAACTGGAGAACTTCAGGGAGAAATCACAGAAGAACAAGCCAAAGAAATCGCCAAAATCTACATCAAAGGTGATTATGGAATCAAAAAGGTAGAATATCTGACAGAGACAGGTTCCCACCATGAATATCGGGGTCGAGCTCTTCCGGCATGGGCAGTACATTACGATCATCCAGAGAATTTAACGGCCTATATCGATGCCAAAAGTGGAAGCTTTGAGCGGGTCAGACATAGTAGCTGGCGAGTGTTTGACTTCCTATGGATGTTCCACACTATGGATTATGCAGGCCGAGATAACTTCAATAATCTACTTTTGAGGACATTTTCCCTTTTTGGGATGGCTACCATTATTTCCGGCTTTACGCTCTTCTTTATGACCATGAAGAAAAAAAGGAAAGTTTAA
- a CDS encoding pseudouridine synthase produces the protein MLEILFEDEDLILINKPAGLLVHRTRQAYGEDKNALIQLRDQIGSWVSPVHRLDRATSGIVLFAKNESILPALKAKFMDREVRKTYLTIARGIPQEKQGLIDHPLQSERSKKLQEAQTKYAVIAESEIPYNSTGRYPTSRYSLLEVDLLTGRTHQIRRHLAHIRHYIIGDKKHGDNKQNIFFERQFGLQNLLLHAWKLSFTHPLTNTQISITCPPPAHFRTIMQHLGWELGEFE, from the coding sequence ATGCTTGAAATCCTCTTCGAAGATGAAGATCTAATCCTTATCAATAAGCCTGCAGGACTTTTGGTACACCGAACACGCCAAGCCTATGGTGAGGATAAAAATGCGTTAATTCAGCTTCGAGATCAAATTGGATCTTGGGTATCTCCAGTACATCGATTGGATCGAGCAACAAGTGGAATTGTGCTTTTTGCTAAAAATGAATCCATTCTACCTGCACTTAAAGCCAAATTCATGGATCGAGAGGTTAGAAAGACTTACCTCACCATTGCAAGGGGAATCCCTCAAGAAAAACAAGGATTGATCGATCATCCACTTCAGAGTGAACGCTCAAAAAAGCTACAAGAGGCACAAACAAAGTATGCTGTAATTGCTGAGTCAGAAATCCCCTATAATTCCACCGGACGATATCCAACCAGCCGATATTCTCTATTGGAAGTAGATCTACTAACTGGTAGAACGCATCAAATCCGGAGGCATTTAGCTCATATTCGCCATTACATCATAGGCGACAAAAAACATGGAGACAATAAGCAAAACATCTTTTTTGAACGTCAATTTGGACTTCAAAATCTCTTGCTCCATGCATGGAAACTTAGCTTTACACACCCGTTGACAAATACCCAAATCTCCATTACTTGTCCTCCTCCCGCCCATTTTCGAACAATTATGCAGCATTTAGGCTGGGAATTAGGGGAATTTGAATGA
- a CDS encoding CHY zinc finger protein translates to MTLRIFLLAALLFLFLGSSFAQEKVLEPLKVSQIRGINVFGKPIDNQTRCVHWHSDLDIIAIKFKCCDKYYPCFSCHEEEADHEHQVWPKVEFDQKAILCGVCGNELGIQEYMDSNNTCPHCKSSFNPGCSKHYHLYFEKEPKK, encoded by the coding sequence ATGACACTTAGAATTTTCCTTTTGGCTGCACTCCTTTTCCTGTTTTTAGGATCTTCCTTTGCTCAAGAAAAGGTTTTGGAACCGCTCAAAGTCTCCCAAATCCGTGGAATCAATGTCTTTGGCAAGCCAATAGATAATCAGACTCGCTGCGTGCATTGGCATTCAGATCTAGATATCATAGCCATCAAATTCAAATGCTGCGACAAGTACTACCCTTGTTTTTCCTGCCATGAGGAAGAAGCCGATCATGAGCATCAAGTTTGGCCAAAGGTAGAATTTGACCAAAAGGCGATTCTCTGCGGAGTTTGTGGAAATGAGTTGGGAATACAGGAATACATGGATTCCAACAATACCTGCCCGCATTGCAAATCCAGTTTCAACCCAGGTTGCAGCAAACATTACCATTTGTATTTCGAAAAAGAACCTAAAAAGTAA
- the mnmA gene encoding tRNA 2-thiouridine(34) synthase MnmA, translating into MKEKTRVVVGLSGGVDSSVAAKLLLDQGYEVIGMFMKNWHDESVTISNECPWMEDSTDAMLVAEKLGIPFQAIDLSEEYRERIVDYMFSEYEAGRTPNPDILCNREIKFDIFLKAAQKLKADFVATGHYCQKKEILVDGKPVYQLIAGADPNKDQSYFLCQLSQEQLSKALFPIGHLQKPEVRKIAKEADLITAEKKDSQGLCFIGKVRLPDFLQQQLKPKKGRIIQIPENLPVYEQIKVPAGIEPRDWDQEILDALCLPIHYTPDQGKVLGEHNGAHYFTVGQRKGLQVGGTGKPLFVLETNTVQNVIYTGLGEDHPGLNRIGLFVKKDQVHWIREDLALLPGESAEYIARIRYRQPLSKATLVMKENGLYVIFENAQKGVASGQFVAWYQEDECIGSGTIF; encoded by the coding sequence ATGAAAGAAAAAACTCGAGTTGTTGTCGGCCTTTCTGGAGGTGTCGATAGCAGTGTTGCCGCCAAATTACTTTTGGACCAAGGCTATGAAGTCATCGGCATGTTTATGAAAAACTGGCACGATGAATCTGTTACCATTTCCAATGAATGCCCTTGGATGGAAGACTCCACCGACGCCATGCTGGTGGCTGAAAAACTTGGTATTCCCTTTCAAGCCATTGACCTGAGCGAAGAATATCGAGAGCGAATTGTCGACTACATGTTTTCGGAATATGAAGCCGGCCGCACTCCTAATCCGGATATCCTCTGCAACCGTGAAATCAAGTTTGATATATTTTTAAAAGCTGCGCAAAAGCTTAAAGCTGACTTTGTCGCTACGGGTCATTATTGCCAGAAAAAAGAGATTTTGGTAGACGGAAAGCCTGTTTACCAGTTGATTGCGGGAGCAGATCCAAATAAGGATCAAAGCTATTTTCTATGTCAGCTTTCACAAGAACAGCTTTCCAAAGCCCTATTTCCGATTGGGCATTTGCAAAAGCCTGAAGTTCGAAAAATCGCCAAGGAGGCAGATTTGATCACTGCAGAAAAGAAAGACTCTCAGGGTCTTTGCTTTATTGGAAAAGTTAGGTTGCCTGATTTTCTTCAACAACAACTCAAACCTAAAAAGGGAAGAATCATTCAAATTCCTGAAAATCTTCCTGTCTATGAACAAATAAAAGTTCCAGCAGGAATTGAACCTCGAGATTGGGATCAGGAAATTTTAGATGCCCTCTGTTTGCCGATCCATTATACACCAGACCAAGGAAAAGTCTTAGGTGAACACAATGGCGCACATTACTTTACAGTTGGACAGCGTAAAGGCCTTCAGGTTGGTGGAACTGGAAAGCCTCTTTTTGTATTAGAAACAAATACGGTCCAGAATGTAATATATACTGGATTGGGCGAAGATCATCCTGGACTAAATCGAATAGGTTTGTTTGTAAAAAAAGATCAAGTTCATTGGATTCGAGAGGATCTGGCTTTGCTTCCAGGAGAATCTGCAGAATACATAGCCCGTATCCGATACCGTCAACCTTTATCCAAAGCAACTTTGGTAATGAAGGAAAATGGATTGTACGTCATTTTCGAAAACGCTCAAAAAGGTGTCGCTTCCGGGCAATTTGTGGCTTGGTACCAAGAGGATGAATGTATTGGGTCCGGAACAATATTCTAA
- the arfB gene encoding alternative ribosome rescue aminoacyl-tRNA hydrolase ArfB gives MLSLIQRITSGAFLPELQFQTARSGGPGGQNVNKVETKVQLRFDVQNSGVLTEEEKLTLLQKAKNKVDQEGFLQLMSQEKRSQIQNKELVVKKFYDLLKTAFEKKKIRKASKPSKGAIEDRLKKKKALSEKKANRNWKP, from the coding sequence GTGCTTTCTCTAATCCAACGAATTACTTCCGGGGCTTTTTTACCTGAACTTCAATTTCAAACTGCCAGAAGTGGGGGACCTGGAGGGCAAAACGTCAACAAGGTAGAAACTAAGGTTCAATTGAGGTTTGATGTCCAAAACTCTGGGGTTTTAACCGAGGAGGAAAAGTTGACCTTGCTTCAAAAGGCAAAAAATAAGGTAGATCAGGAAGGTTTTCTTCAATTGATGTCCCAGGAAAAGCGCTCACAAATCCAGAACAAGGAGCTAGTGGTCAAGAAGTTTTATGATCTTCTGAAAACTGCTTTTGAAAAGAAAAAAATCAGAAAAGCCAGTAAACCTAGCAAAGGAGCAATCGAAGACCGACTAAAAAAGAAAAAGGCCCTCTCTGAAAAGAAGGCCAATCGTAATTGGAAGCCTTAA